The Horticoccus luteus DNA window CGGCGCGCTCTACACGGAGAAACGTCCGCTATTGTTTGCCGCTCACGCTGCATGGTCCCGGGATCGGACCCTCGCGCTGCCTTACGGGGCGTTTAACGCGTTTCGAGCGCGTCACGAACACTGGCTCGAAGGTTTTGCGCTGTTTTCAGCGCTCAAGGATCATTTCGGCGGCGCCCCTTGGTGGAATTGGCCCGCGGACGCGCGGTCGTTGGCTGCAGCCAAAAAGTCGAACGTTGCGCGCGTGGTGGCCGAACGCGCGGAAGCTTACGCGTTTATTCAATACCTGTTCTTTGGGCAATGGGCTCGCGTGCGGGCGCGCGCGGCTGCACTGGGCATCACGATCATCGGCGACACGCCGATTTTCGCCGCGCTCGACAGCGCCGATACCTGGAGCCGGCCGGAGCTGTTTCAACTGGACCCGAAGACGCACGCGCCGCTCGCGGTCGCAGGCTGCCCACCCGATTATTTCTCGGCCGATGGCCAACTATGGGGCAATCCTCTCTACGACTGGCCCGTGCATGCCGCCGAGGGCTACGCGTGGTGGCTTGAGCGCCTGCGCGCGAATTTCGACCTCTGCGACGTGGTGCGTATCGACCATTTTCGAGGGCTGGAGGCGTATTGGTCGATTCCCGCCGGGTCGACGACCGCACGGCCAGGACATTGGGTGCCGGGTCCGCGCATGGAATTTTTCCGCGCGATCCAAGCCGGGTTGCCGCACGCCAAACTTATCGCCGAGGATCTCGGCTTGCTCACCCCTGAGGTGCTCGACTTGCGCGCGGCAACGGGGCTGCCCGGCATGGCGGTGCTGCAATTCGCCTTCGGCGGCGGCGCGGACAATTTTTATCTGCCGCACAACGTCGCTCACAACACCGTCGTCTACCCCGGCACGCACGACAACGACACCACGCGCGGCTGGTATGAATCCGCGGCGGAAAAAACGCGCGATCATGTGCGCCGGTATTTTCGTGTGAGCGGCGACGATATAAGCTGGGATTTCGTGCGCGCCGCCTACGCCTCCACCGCGAATCTCGCCATCGTTCCACTACAGGATTTGCTCAGCCTCGGATCGGAAGCGCGTTTCAACCAACCCGGCGAATCGCAAGGCAACTGGCAATGGCGCGTCAGCGCCGATCAGCTCGCTCATCTTGCCGCCGACTCCAGCGGCTACCTGAGCGAACTCGCCGCTCTCTACGGTCGCAACCGCCCGCCTGCGGCGCCGATCACGCCGCACGCGACTTGAGAAACGCCGCTACGCGCTCGACCGCTTCAGGTGCGTCCTCGAGCAGATAGTGGCCGGCGTCGTTGTAGCGCTCCACTTGGGCCGTCGGCAGACGGCGCTGCCACTCGGCGAGAAAATGCGGATCGAAACAAAAATCGCGCATGCCCCAGGCGAGGAGCACTTGCTTGTCCGCCAAGGCCGCGACGCCGGCTTCCGCCCGTTGCAACGCCGCCCAACTGCGATGGCCGGGCTTCATCGGAATATCGCGCACGAAGGCGTTGACGGCGACGCGGCTCGCCCACGAGGAATACGGCAGCAAATACCCGCGCTTCTCCATCGGTGTGAGCGAGCGCCGATGCATGGCCATACTCGTGGCCGGCGCGGCAAAACCGTTGGCGCCGCGGACCAGCAGCGGACCAATCACGGGCAACTTGCAGAGCGCGATGCGGGCGGGAATCCGGTTCAGCGGAAACGCCGCGGTGTTCATCACGACGACCCGGTCGAGTTGCGCTGCATGGTCCGCCGTCCAGCCCATGCCAATCGCCCCGCCCCAATCATGAACCACCAGGTGCACCTTTTTTAAACCCAGGTGGATCACCAAAGCTTCAACGTCGCGCACGCGGCCGGCCAGCGTATAGTCGTAATCTTCCGGTTGGTCGGAGAGCCCCATACCCACGTGGTCCGGCGCCACGCAACGCATCGTCGGAGCGAGTTCTTGAATCAGGCGACGGTAAAAAAACGACCACGTCGGATTGCCATGCAACATGAGCACGGCCTCGTCGCAACGCGGTCCTTCGTCGACATAGCTCATCGTCGCGCCGCCGGGCGTGGAAAAATGCCGCGGCTCGAACGGATACGCCGCGCGCAACCAGTCGGGAACTTCGCGATGCGTCACCATTCGAGTGCCAGCATCAGGCAGTTCAACCCGCTGCCGATTCCGAGCAATCCCACGCGATCGCCTTCGCGCACCGCGCCCGCACCCACGGCGGCCGAAAGTGTGGCGGGCAGCGCGACGGAGCCGGTGTTGCCGAGCGTTTCAAAAGTCGAAAAGTCCTTCGCGAGATCGAGTCCCAGCGCGTCGTAGAGTGCGCGGCGATGCGTGCGCCCGACCTGATGGCAAATGAAGCGATCGAAGTCGCTGCCCTGCTCCGCCGCGAAACGCGTCCACGTGTTCTTCGCGAGCGCTACGCCTGCGACGAGCAATTGTTCCGCATCGGTCTGCATGGCGAGCGCATCGGCCCCATGGCTATCGCCCTGGCAAAGTTCGCTGTGTTCGGTCGCCGCGCCTGCCACGCCGCCCAGCAAACGATGTGCGGGGCCGCGCACGAGATCGCGATGACACACCATCGCCGCCACCGCGCCGGAGCCGATCGTGAGATTGGCGAAGAACGGTTTGATTTCGTTTCGCGAGAGCGGTTGTTCCAGGAGCGTG harbors:
- the malQ gene encoding 4-alpha-glucanotransferase, with translation MSELSQSSPATLWNWLNRRAAGVLLHPTALPGDGGVGTLGHHLDDFLAILAGAEFSYWQVCPLGPTGFGDSPYQCFSSFAGNPYLIDLAPLVDLRLLSADAVAPLQRLNATHVDFGALYTEKRPLLFAAHAAWSRDRTLALPYGAFNAFRARHEHWLEGFALFSALKDHFGGAPWWNWPADARSLAAAKKSNVARVVAERAEAYAFIQYLFFGQWARVRARAAALGITIIGDTPIFAALDSADTWSRPELFQLDPKTHAPLAVAGCPPDYFSADGQLWGNPLYDWPVHAAEGYAWWLERLRANFDLCDVVRIDHFRGLEAYWSIPAGSTTARPGHWVPGPRMEFFRAIQAGLPHAKLIAEDLGLLTPEVLDLRAATGLPGMAVLQFAFGGGADNFYLPHNVAHNTVVYPGTHDNDTTRGWYESAAEKTRDHVRRYFRVSGDDISWDFVRAAYASTANLAIVPLQDLLSLGSEARFNQPGESQGNWQWRVSADQLAHLAADSSGYLSELAALYGRNRPPAAPITPHAT
- a CDS encoding alpha/beta fold hydrolase encodes the protein MVTHREVPDWLRAAYPFEPRHFSTPGGATMSYVDEGPRCDEAVLMLHGNPTWSFFYRRLIQELAPTMRCVAPDHVGMGLSDQPEDYDYTLAGRVRDVEALVIHLGLKKVHLVVHDWGGAIGMGWTADHAAQLDRVVVMNTAAFPLNRIPARIALCKLPVIGPLLVRGANGFAAPATSMAMHRRSLTPMEKRGYLLPYSSWASRVAVNAFVRDIPMKPGHRSWAALQRAEAGVAALADKQVLLAWGMRDFCFDPHFLAEWQRRLPTAQVERYNDAGHYLLEDAPEAVERVAAFLKSRAA
- a CDS encoding 3-oxoacyl-ACP synthase III; its protein translation is MRFTHVCLESIAVAMPDEVLTSNEIEERLRPLYERLKLPAGRLELMTGIRERRLWPEGWRPSDASAAAGRAVLAESNLRAADVELFIHAAVSRDMLEPATASFAHRKIGLPATTQIFDVSNACLGFLNALCVAAAMIESGQIRCAMVVAGENGRPLVEQTLRTLLEQPLSRNEIKPFFANLTIGSGAVAAMVCHRDLVRGPAHRLLGGVAGAATEHSELCQGDSHGADALAMQTDAEQLLVAGVALAKNTWTRFAAEQGSDFDRFICHQVGRTHRRALYDALGLDLAKDFSTFETLGNTGSVALPATLSAAVGAGAVREGDRVGLLGIGSGLNCLMLALEW